The Actinomycetota bacterium genome has a window encoding:
- a CDS encoding multicopper oxidase domain-containing protein: HPMHHPFHLHGAGRFLVLARDGVAEPNLVWKDTVLVRTGQTVDILFDVSNPGLWMAHCHIAEHMQSGMMFSFNVARA; this comes from the coding sequence ACCATCCCATGCACCATCCCTTCCACCTCCACGGCGCCGGCCGGTTCCTGGTCCTGGCCCGGGACGGGGTTGCTGAGCCCAACCTGGTCTGGAAGGACACCGTGCTGGTCCGCACCGGCCAGACCGTCGACATCTTGTTCGACGTGTCCAACCCGGGCCTGTGGATGGCCCACTGCCATATCGCCGAGCACATGCAGAGCGGCATGATGTTCAGCTTCAACGTAGCCCGCGCCTAG